One region of Psychrobacter sp. DAB_AL43B genomic DNA includes:
- a CDS encoding 5-carboxymethyl-2-hydroxymuconate Delta-isomerase: protein MPHLTIQVTPNVSIAHEESFLKALNKVLWDSGHFGKATDIKARIVPVGAFLVGVEDDEQVNGFVYAHLKIMSGRDILIRNQLAEQLLATIEQTLGAEQSGRVALQICVEVEEISTVYHKKMLNE, encoded by the coding sequence ATGCCACATTTAACCATCCAAGTGACGCCCAATGTCAGTATTGCTCATGAAGAATCATTTCTAAAAGCATTAAATAAAGTACTATGGGACAGTGGACACTTTGGTAAAGCAACGGATATTAAAGCACGTATAGTTCCTGTTGGAGCGTTTTTAGTGGGCGTTGAAGATGATGAGCAAGTCAATGGCTTTGTTTATGCGCATCTAAAAATAATGAGCGGTCGTGACATACTCATCCGTAATCAACTCGCTGAGCAATTGCTTGCAACCATAGAGCAAACGCTGGGCGCAGAGCAATCAGGGCGAGTAGCGTTGCAGATATGTGTTGAGGTTGAAGAGATTAGTACGGTTTATCATAAAAAAATGCTGAATGAATAA
- the ybaK gene encoding Cys-tRNA(Pro) deacylase: MTPAINLAKQRSLDYRLHEYTHDNNAISFGLEAAEKLGVDVTQVFKTLVVLTDTDALAVAILPVHKTLNFKKMAKALSVNKILLCKKVQMADPKQVERSTGYVLGGVSPLGQKKRLATIIDDSAQAHLTIYVSGGRRGLEIELPPTQLATTLTAHFASITDD; this comes from the coding sequence ATGACTCCAGCTATCAATCTCGCCAAACAACGTAGTCTTGATTATCGATTACACGAATATACTCACGACAATAATGCCATCTCTTTTGGTTTAGAAGCTGCCGAAAAGCTGGGTGTTGATGTGACACAAGTTTTTAAAACCTTGGTTGTATTGACTGACACAGATGCGCTCGCCGTTGCTATTTTGCCAGTGCATAAAACGTTAAACTTTAAAAAAATGGCCAAAGCCTTATCTGTTAATAAAATACTGCTCTGCAAAAAAGTTCAAATGGCAGACCCTAAGCAAGTCGAGCGTAGTACGGGTTATGTGCTGGGCGGTGTTAGTCCATTGGGACAAAAAAAGCGATTGGCAACCATTATAGATGACTCAGCGCAAGCACATTTGACCATCTATGTGAGCGGTGGTCGCCGTGGTTTGGAGATTGAATTACCTCCTACGCAGTTGGCGACAACGCTTACGGCTCACTTTGCGTCTATTACCGATGACTAA